The Desulfomicrobium macestii nucleotide sequence TTCGTGCTTGGCGAATCGCACCCCGGCATGCTCTCCATCCGGGTCTACGACATTTTTTTCCAGCGCGACCTTGACCAGCGCCCCCTGGCCATGGCCATCCTGACGCTCATGTTCCTCTTCGCCGGTCTTTTCGCCATGCTCTACAACCGCTTCGCGGCCTATCTCGACGGATGGAGGCGCAAGCTGTGAGACACGCCCCGACCATCATCGCCCTGGCCCTCATGTTCCTGCTGCCGGTCGTCGTGCTGATTTTGCAGGCCGGGGCTCCGGGCTGGCGCTTTCCGGAACTTTGGCCGGAGCTTTCCCTCGACGGACTGCGCTTCCTCGCGGCCCGTCCGGGCCCCTTCCTGACCGCCCTGGCTGGCTCGCTCGGATATTCACTGGCGACGGTGGCCCTGACTCTGGCCATGACCATCCTCCCGGCGCAGGTACTGGCCTTTGGATCCTTTGCCGGAAAGAACCTGCTCGAAGGCCTGCTCCTGCTTCCGGCCCTGGTTCCGGCCATGACCTTCTCCATGGGCCTGCACTTCATCTTCATCAAGATCGGCCTGGCCGACACCATACCCGGCGTGATCCTGGTCCTGTCCATGATCAGCTATCCGTACATGCTGCGCGCCCTGACCACGGGCTATTCGCTCATGGGCCGCGAGTACGGAATCTGCGCACGCAATCTGGGAGCATCGAAGTGGACCGTCTTTCTGGAGGTTGAAATGCCACTGCTGCTTCCGGCCATGGCCGCTGGCGGAAGCGTGGTCTTTCTGGTGGCTTTTTCCGAATATTTTCTGGTCTTTCTGATCGGAGGCGGCAGCGTCGCGTCCTTCACCGGCTATCTCTTCCCGCTCATCACCTCCTCCAACCGGGGCCTCGGAGCCCTGGTGACCCTGGCCTTTCTGGCAGTGCCCATCGCGCTCTTCATCGTACTGGAACTGGTGCTGTACAGATATTACCGCAAACGGCGAATGCGATAGGAGTTTGCGCACGCGCGACTATACTTCATTTTCAAATTGAATTATAGTTGCAGTATGAAACGACTTCCGCTCATCACACACAGCCTCTTTGCCGAACTTGTCGACCAGTGCAGGTCGGAACCCCGAAGCCCCGAACTATGGCCGTTGAGTGGCAGCATCGTCACGGTGCCGGTCGGTGATCAGGAGCACTGGTATTTCCAGAAAAGCAGACGAACCACCTCCGGAAAATACCAGCAGCGCGAATATATCGGGCCTGTCGAGGATCAGGGTCTCGCCGCCAAGGTGGCTGCGTTCGAGGCGGCCAAGGCGGGATACAACGGACGCATGGAGATAATCAGCACGCTCAAATCGTCAGGAGTTGCCGCGCCAACGGGCAAGCTGGCCAATCTTCTGCTTAGATTGCATGAGGCAGGCGTACTTGAGCGGGCACTCGTAGTAGGGACCATCGCTTTCCAGGCATACGGCGCGATGCTCGGGGCAAAATTCGGTCAATCCGCATTTCACACCCTGGACCTCGACATGACCCAGGCCGAGACAATCTCCCTTGCGGTGGGAAAAAATGTCAACGTCCCGTTGCTGGAAGTGCTTACGGGGCTGGATGAAACATTCCGCGAAGTGCCCGGCATGGACCCGCGAACCCCGCCGGTATCCTACATCAATCAAGACAAAATCCGCCTGGACGTGCTCATGCCCTTCACCGATCCGGACAGGGGACCCATTCACTCCTTGAAACTCGGGAGTCATGGACAGCCGCAAAGACTGCTCGACTACCTCGTTGCGGATCCGGTTGAAACGATCCTGCTCGTCGGCGGCGGCGCGCCCACTCAGGTCCCGTCCCCCGCACGCTTCGCACTGCACAAGATAATCGTCTCGCAACGACGGAATTCGATCGAAACAGCCAAAAAGCGCAAGGATCTGCTCCAGGCGCAACAGCTCATCGAACTGCTCATGGAAGATGATCCGGACTCACTGCGCAACGCCTGCAAAGATCTCAAGGGCCGAGGGCCGAAATGGAACGCGTATTTCAAGGATGGGGTCGGGGCTTTGGGCAGTGTGGGGATAAAAGAAAGTCTCGCGGAAATCTGTGATGAAGTCTGATCAAGGAGCCGACTCGAAATCGGAAAAAACTCGGAATGATCCAGATGCGCGCCCGGCAAAACCTTTCGGGCCCTCTGCCACCAAAAGAACCTGGGGCAGCATTTGATCGCCATAAAAAAACAGGGACTTCCGCGTAAAGCTGAAATCCCCCTGTTCCCTTCGGACGCTTGGGCCTGCCTAGAGATCGCGGCTTTTTTGTCCCAACGGTCCGGGCAGAAGATTATTTTTTGATGCCGGTCGGGCAGACGTCATCCTTGAGGCAATAGCTTTCCACGAATCGTCCGACCTGAACGCCCATGTGCACGCATTTTCTTCCGGCCAGACAGTCCTCGACATCCTTCTTGTCCAGATGGGTTTCCAGGGAGTGGTCCCCGTGCGTGAATTCGACCACCCAGGCTTCGGTCTTTTCCTCGTAATAACACGATGTCTGAACGCCGTTCTTCTCTATTTCCGGGAACATTTCCCCGATCCTCGCCAAGAGTTCGCTCGCTTTCACCTGCATTGAATGCCTCCTTGATTGCACGGTCCGATCACTCGAAATTTCCATTGTGAACCTGTCAGACTTTGAACGAAAAAACAATCCTGAACCAAATATGCGAAGCAGACAGGAGTCCTGCCGGACAGCGTCCCGGGCCTGCATGACTTCTGAAATGTGATGGAGCCCGCTTGCGAAAAATCATATCCATCGAGAAGAAGACGTATACGTCTTCACGATGTGCGAATCAGCCGTTTTCAGGAGGGGAAAGCAGACCGGGGCCGCTTCGACGCCCCCGTCCAGCCCTTCTCAATGCCCGGTCCGGTCCAGCACGCAGATCGTCTTGTCTTCCGGATCGAAGACCTCGTCCAGAATGGCGTCCACATGCTCACGTCGGCGGCTGAAAATCTTGGCGCAGGATTCCTCAAGCGCCGCTCGGGCCTTGGAGTCCAGCGGCAGATCCGGGAAGGCGGGCAAATCGTAATCCTCGAAGACCAGGGGCGCGTAGGCCAGGTCCCGGTCCAGGGTCCAGGTCTGTCCACCGCCGCCGGTCACGGACTCCTTGAGCACCTGGGCCTGATCCATGCGCTTGGCAAAGGCCAGGGATTCGGAAGGGCGGTTGGATTCGTTGACGGTCTTGACGCGGGTGTTGATCTCTTCGCCGAGCCTACGCAGCTGGTCATGATTGACGGTGATCATCACCCGGCCGGGATGCAGCGGGTCGGAGTAGGGGGTTCCGTGCATGTAGGATTCGATCATGCGCGCCAACGGTTCGTAGATCTCCCATACGGTCTTGGCGAAAAGCCCCTTGCGGGTGAAACTGCGCGGCCTGCGGAATTGCAGGCTGCAAACCTTGTGCGTGTACAGAGCCGGATCGTCGAGGGTCACGCCCAGCGAATCAAAAAAAAGACGGGAGTCGGCTTCGGCCCCGAGCAGGCAGTTGAGACCCGCGAACCAGGACCGGATGTTTTCAACCTGGGGCTTGAGCTTGGCGACCTGCGCTTCAAAAAAAGCGATCTCTTCCTCAAGGGCCGTGCGCGCCCCGAAAAACGTGTCGGCCGCCTCGCGCAGCCCCTCTTCCACCAACGCGTTACCCCATTCATCCAGAAGTCCCATGCGCCCCCCGTTCAGTGCTGATTCATGACGACTCTACGCACCCCAATCAGTCCTGACAAGCGCGCTTCCGATCTTTGATTGACAGGCTCAAGGGCTGGCTATAGTACTTTGTGAAATTTTTTACAGGAGGTTTACGCCTTGAATATTCTGATTTTCGGACCCAATGGCAGTGGCAAGGGAACCCAGGGCTCCCTGGCGAAGAAGAAGTACGATCTGGACCACATCGAGTCCGGCGCGATTTTCCGCAAGCACATCGGCGGCGGCACTGAGCTTGGCCTGAAGGCCAAGGCTTACATCGATCGCGGCGAGCTCGTTCCCGACGACATCACCATCCCCATGGTCCTCGACGTACTCAAGAACGCGAGCCCCAACGGCTGGCTGCTGGACGGCTTTCCCCGCTCCATCGTGCAGGCCCAGAAGCTGTGGGAAGCACTGCAGGCCGACGGCGTAAAGCTGGACTTCGTCATTGAAATCCTCCTGCCCCGCGAAGTGGCCAAGAACCGCATCATGGGCCGCCGCCTCTGCAAGAACGACAACAACCATCCCAACAACATCTTCATCGACGCCATCAAGCCCGACGGCGACAAGTGTCGCGTCTGCGGCGGCGAGCTCACCGCCCGTGCCGACGACCAGGATGAAGACGCCATCGACAAGCGTCACAACATCTACTACGACACCACCACCGGCACCTTGGCCGCTTCCTATTATTACAAGAACCTGTCCAAGGAATTCGGCTTCAAATACATTGAACTCGACGGCGAAGGTTCCATCGACGACATCCGCGCCACCCTCATGGCTCAGCTGTAAGCCAGGCGTTCATCTCAAGATGAGGAAAGGCGGGGGAAGCCCCGCCTTTTTTATTTATCATGACACTTCAGATCGGCAGAATCGACTATCTCAACATCTGGCACGTTTTCCACCTTCTGGCCAAGACCTGCCCCGAAGGTCCGGATTTTCACTATGTGCCCGATCACCCCAGCGAGCTGAACCGGGCTTTGGCCAAGGGCGAACTGGACATCTCGCCGTCCTCTTCTTTCGAGTACCTTCTCCACGCCGAAAATTACGTTCTCCTTCCCGGAGCCTCGATCTGCGCCCGGAAGGAAGTCCAGAGCGTCCTCTTTCTCTCTCCGGTTCCCCTGGAAGAGCTGCCAGGGTGGCTTGCCCACAACCCGGGTCCGGTCTGCCTGACCGGGGCATCGGCCACATCCACCGCCCTTCTTAAGGTTCTGTGGTCCCAGAAATGGAAGCTGCCCGAGCCGCATTGGATGACCGTCGAACCCGGACACGGCCTGTCCACCGGACGCCCCTTCCTGGAAATCGGCAACCTCGCCCTGCGCCATTTCGTAGATCCGCCCGCAGGCTACCATGTCGTCGACCTGGCCACCGAGTGGGCGAACTGGACCGGACTGCCTTTTGTTTTCGCGGTCTGGATCGTGCGCCGGGCGCTCTCCGCTGCCGCCCGCGAACAGCTGGCCCGCCTGCGCTTGCAGATCAACGCCATCACCGCCGATCTAGACAGCCATTTCGAAACCCTGTCCCGCCTGCCCGAGCTTCCGGCCTGGCTGACCAGTCCGGACCTGTTTCGCTACTGGCGCGCCATGAGTTACGGGCTGGGGCCTGACGAACAGGCCTCCCTGGCCCTCTTCGGCGAGCGCTGCACGAAGCAGGGGCTGCTGCCCGGCATGCCGGGGCTGCGCTGGTTCGACGCCTGAAGCCATCCGCGACAGTCCCTTTGGACTCACGAATCAAGGACTCAGCGGCCCTTCCCCGACCTCAAGTTTTCATGTACTCCATCCGATAAGATTGATCAGGCGTCATGTTCCGACACCAAAGGGAGGAGTTATGGACATTGAAGGAACCCTTGGGGGCATCTCCCAGGGCTACGCAAAGCAGACCTTCGGAGCCGCCGTGGTCGGGAAAACCCTCGACTACATGAACGGCGCAGGTGCCTCGAATGCTCAGCCCTTTGACAGGGAAACATTCGGGGCGGCCGTGGTGACCAAAACGCTCGATACCATGAACGCGAACACGAACCGTCATCAAAACAGAACCCAGAACTCATACTCGTTTCAAAAGGATGTGCTCATGCCCACCTATACGGGCCGGGGCACCATTCTCGACGATCTGGGATGAGAAACGGAACATGACGCTCATTGCGGGAAAGTCCCGCAATCTGGCCCCGGGTGCGTGCAGTCGGGGCCTTTTGCATTTCTTGGCGCGCGCAAATTCAAGTTTTTCGCCGATCGTCCGATACGTCATACAGGGCATGGACGCCCCTTTTGACGCAATACCC carries:
- a CDS encoding ABC transporter permease, whose amino-acid sequence is MRHAPTIIALALMFLLPVVVLILQAGAPGWRFPELWPELSLDGLRFLAARPGPFLTALAGSLGYSLATVALTLAMTILPAQVLAFGSFAGKNLLEGLLLLPALVPAMTFSMGLHFIFIKIGLADTIPGVILVLSMISYPYMLRALTTGYSLMGREYGICARNLGASKWTVFLEVEMPLLLPAMAAGGSVVFLVAFSEYFLVFLIGGGSVASFTGYLFPLITSSNRGLGALVTLAFLAVPIALFIVLELVLYRYYRKRRMR
- a CDS encoding menaquinone biosynthetic enzyme MqnA/MqnD family protein, which produces MTLQIGRIDYLNIWHVFHLLAKTCPEGPDFHYVPDHPSELNRALAKGELDISPSSSFEYLLHAENYVLLPGASICARKEVQSVLFLSPVPLEELPGWLAHNPGPVCLTGASATSTALLKVLWSQKWKLPEPHWMTVEPGHGLSTGRPFLEIGNLALRHFVDPPAGYHVVDLATEWANWTGLPFVFAVWIVRRALSAAAREQLARLRLQINAITADLDSHFETLSRLPELPAWLTSPDLFRYWRAMSYGLGPDEQASLALFGERCTKQGLLPGMPGLRWFDA
- a CDS encoding adenylate kinase; the protein is MNILIFGPNGSGKGTQGSLAKKKYDLDHIESGAIFRKHIGGGTELGLKAKAYIDRGELVPDDITIPMVLDVLKNASPNGWLLDGFPRSIVQAQKLWEALQADGVKLDFVIEILLPREVAKNRIMGRRLCKNDNNHPNNIFIDAIKPDGDKCRVCGGELTARADDQDEDAIDKRHNIYYDTTTGTLAASYYYKNLSKEFGFKYIELDGEGSIDDIRATLMAQL
- a CDS encoding GSU2403 family nucleotidyltransferase fold protein — encoded protein: MKRLPLITHSLFAELVDQCRSEPRSPELWPLSGSIVTVPVGDQEHWYFQKSRRTTSGKYQQREYIGPVEDQGLAAKVAAFEAAKAGYNGRMEIISTLKSSGVAAPTGKLANLLLRLHEAGVLERALVVGTIAFQAYGAMLGAKFGQSAFHTLDLDMTQAETISLAVGKNVNVPLLEVLTGLDETFREVPGMDPRTPPVSYINQDKIRLDVLMPFTDPDRGPIHSLKLGSHGQPQRLLDYLVADPVETILLVGGGAPTQVPSPARFALHKIIVSQRRNSIETAKKRKDLLQAQQLIELLMEDDPDSLRNACKDLKGRGPKWNAYFKDGVGALGSVGIKESLAEICDEV